The Helicoverpa armigera isolate CAAS_96S chromosome 28, ASM3070526v1, whole genome shotgun sequence genomic interval aaaaatatttttcatgcaagaaatgcaattgttttattttttcctaacgtttgtgtacgcaactgtaccatattaataaatatactaaccttccaagttaagaacgttgcttagacatatggcacggccgcttttttgtagctatccgaacttggtcggattatgtagggtttcgatgctccgtcagtattataattgtctttctttaattactgaatttaatgacattaaattttgcaagtgaatagttgaatgattaaactaattattggcatacattttaccatgcaattcctttagaacgtcgtgatattcgactgctttgtaaacagtgatctgttcatggtaaaatatcctataactttttaattactaacggaacatcattgatacttggcaacatgttgcagacacttacaaggtttgtgtaaacgtgaaaatctagaccccaaactgcatactttaagaactaagacctaataagtgtattttacgtttatatttttatcttttaaaccctacgactttttctaaatctgttttttaaacaaatataaacaaattcaaaacaacgtatgtaaaaatctacagctctctatgtaagcgctttatatgaaaactagctaatggccaaacgttcgcgtagcggaaacttgaatttctccgaagtttatgcatgcactgatttcattcatacataatcaattatacacaaatacacactaattttcggacacatctcttttcttctaaagtctatggattaaaaaaagttccgccaggacaacgttcgccaacgttcgcccagcggaatctgtttttggtgaatttctccacaatggctgcatacacaaatttttatttaccatacacaattataggacgtcttacactaattatctgcataattaaaatctttaaattccacaacattccgctgcgcgaacgcacacatatatttttgttacaatttgtagCGAAGTAATGAGTATTTGAAGTAGGCTCAGGCAAcggttttcattttattgataGCATAAATATTGCCAGACTAAATAATTTACTACTAAATtggggtaaatatttttaagattatcGAGGCAAATGGCCTGATGAAAATAACACAAGAACTGCCTGATTTAAGTCTAAagcttaattatgtaaataaaataagtgtttAGTTGTGTTAGTTTCAAAAAAATACctctgataaaattaaatatcaattctcgtgagatgaaaatattaatgttttgaaacTTACTACTTTAATTAGTAGTAAAGTTCTCATTTGTGATAGAAGATAGTGTGATAGCAATATTGTTGCCACgaggaattttaataaatgttttaaaatatcattaccagatttgttttatttcgatTGTTCTGCCAATACTATTTCGACAAAATAATCTTAAGTCTTCTTTTTACGTGCATGTCCTTTGGATGTTCGTTTAGATAGAAACGAAAACAGAAAAGTATCCTTTCCGTTGTCGGATTCGATTCCTGggttcacaaagcagcccaaaGTCTGGAAGTCGTTGATTTCGAATAGCACGTTAGTGGCTGTCCTGTGCATGATCTTGCAGTCGTGTTGGGTTTCCTGTCCTTTCCCAccgagctatgagagtgaagaattAGGGAGTAAAAACCTATGTCTGCGCTGATAATATGTTCTGCGttgctggctgatctcctattATAAGGACAGCCGCCATTGCTCATAGCTGACAACCGGCTAGGACGCATTTATTATGTCAAAGAGggtttatattttcttcagtCAGTAAAATGAAACAACTAATTTCTCTTATATCGAGTGTATTTCTGGAtaaatcggttacaaaatactTATCCAACGCCCGCCATGTATCGAGCCGCAGCTCAAGCTTACATCCTTTAGCAAGATGAATCTCAAACGAAATTAAAATCGTACATTCTTTATATTACAATCTAAATAGTATAAAAGCCGACCGCGTTCGCTAACcagttttacaattaaaaagaCGCGTACGCTGTATTTAAATTTAGTTTGAGCTTAATTTACTCTTTAGTTATattataggaaaaaaatatatataataattagtataatttaaattattacataatgATTCCTTTTGCTATAGTTACGAGGCTGTCGCGGAGTCGGCCGTGGGTTCACAGTTAGCTGTACATGAGTCCGACCCGACCTGCGCGAGGCCGCTCCGGAGTGGAATCGACTGCAAAAGCTTAAGGATTGAAacgatatataaaaaaaacccaTGCGAAACTGTGGGCCGCACCGCGAACCACTGACAATACTGACTAAGGCCACAGAGCGAGGGCTCCGTGCAATAGGTCTTGGTATCCGAAAGCACGAGGTCCTTCTGTGGCGGCTGAAGTTGTTTCCGTGGGGCGGTCGCGATGCGCCACACGTCGGTCGTGGCGATAAATGCTGACTTATTGGCGATCGGTGGCGCGCAGCTTCTCTTCAACAGCCTCCTGCGAGGCCTCCGAGAGGTCGGTCGCTTGGATGTACTTCTGTACGCCCACCAGCGACTTCTTTAGTGCGTCGAAAGAGCTGtggataatgataatgatattgTAGTATAAGATAGCTCCAATGACACAAATATTACTAATTAAATGCATTATCCTATAAAATTCAGGTAAATTAGATAGGCAGTCTCCAGTGACCGTTTAGTTAGTTTATTGCCCCACAATGTAACTCTAGATGTTGGATTATGTATTTGCTTGTTTGTTCTTGGATTATTCTctgataattattattgccataTACCAAACTTATCTATCTCATAATAACCATGACGTCACAAAGCCAACTATCGGGCATTTAGAGAAAAGGATATCTAATACGAAACGTGACTTTCTCGATATAAATACGTCATCATTAGTATGGAGTATGCTTCGCGATTAGTTATTGTTGAGTTGATAAGGATATAAATGTCGGTTCTTAGTAACATGATTGTAATGTATGCGTCATCAAATTATTGAAGTATAGGGCGTGGTCGTTCGTTAGCTGTTTCATGAAATGAcgtaatattgtaaaaagtaattttaaaattgcgagtgaatttatttatttttcacttttcatGTCTCGAAATGTGCAATGCGGCAAGACACATTATGCAGTCCAAGACATaattaacccctctgctcgacaagattttgacatatgactttaccgttgattcggcgggaattttgaatcgcgacatggaagtcaaaaatttgtactaactttcaacacctgaattctaagtccgtaatgcctgatcagaagtattttaactataactttagagctcacttatttgacaacaacgtgcaaaggtcaaatggggtcagttaattcagaaaaagataataattacggtgtttttaagtctatcgaaaagttaggcatttcaaatttggtgaaaacttaccaataaataatcgcatcactttctcaaacacaacacaaacgtcatatttgtaacattttcaatccgttgcaatacatttcgtgcacttatttatgttcaacaactaaaaaatcagcacataaaatacacaataaaatgaacaatttacaagatcaaaagaagtagagtttggaatggagtatttttttttcaatcagcggtgtgcattcgatacctaaatcggatatttattataaataatcgaataccaattttatatatacctattttttaatagcaacttatttcaattttatttcttaattttaaattataggttcaatttgtttttgttgttaagaaaaaatatatttaagttttatgaaagtttctagcattcaatttttatatgtattatttattttggtgttgcgtcattcgtattaatttttaactttaattgaatttttattacctattacggaattttaatttattcttatattatttctcaacaattctaagatttttgtttcggcggagggtaagcctggtgttctgaaatataatgcaatttgtaactaccaaagtaatgtacttatttgatgatgagaaacaataataataattgattgattttaaagtcaccaaatattttttaccgaatcccaaaaaggaggtggttctcaatttggatgtttgtttttggtcgaaagggtatattccccatatttgttattaggtccaggatctgatgatggaaaccttgagaaatcgagggcaactctcgaaaattgtaagcatagataaggttataacttgacactcagatgtatgtctgataacactatgaaacagtaaaggtttggagctgacctgatgatggagaccagagaaggtcgagggaactcgacaaccgaacttctctcgtctccacctccttcactgttgcagaggcctcgtaaatacgaataatataagcacaaacacgataaagattaaatattcagttgtcgagttccctcgaccttctctggtctccatcatcaggtcagctccaaacctttactgtttcatagtgttatcagacatacatctgagtgtcaagttataaccttatctatgcttacaattttcgagagtcgccctcgatttctcaaggtaccatcatcagatcctgacctgataatggaaccacctcggaagtatacgctatcaaacaaaaaaagaatgggaacaaatataatgaccaccataaaatgctttgataccctaagttttgcaaccagaaatatctactgaacaccagaaaaataaagtctaaaaatgtaatagtaccagctattttagtcacgacttcactttaaattgtattcgaccaccaaatttagtaaatgatcaccaactcttgacgaccaaattaatgtattatttttgcctaaataagtcactgtgattgccataaaatgtaggcttattaccaaataaagtattatgatgccatattaagttatgtgtccggcttgcaatgcatgcgtgagtgtcagtatgacgagtgacaggggaaaatggaagaaaatgacatattgcgccgacgccaagtaaaattgggaacagggcaggagaaagaagaagaagaatgtgtttctcaatacactcttatcgcactgtttagaggcatgcaatagacaaattccacgctagtgcaggaaaagggtccccataatgttattacatttattttatcaggccgaactaatttttttggagtcagtttacttaaacaggatagcaagatgtaaaaacttttttgatgatcatttactacttttggtgatcatttactacttttgggataacaatgatttttttggactcattttgcttaaataggatagcagaatttaaaaactttggttataatcttactttaaaatggtggtttaattttggtgatcatttactatttttggcttacgcatgatttattttggagtaatttcacttaaataggatagcaaagtgttaaaactttggtgatagttttacattaaaatgcgagtttcattttggtgatcacttactatttttgtctgctgtttgttactatatctggtgatcagttaaacataagccaaaaaGAATCaccaaaatcgataaataaatggctgagtaatcgcgtaacaaacatacaaaaaaaaacggtcgaattgagaacctccgctttttggaaagtcggttaaaaataagtcggcggcggccatctttccatcttagatcagctttcgatgaacagcgaactatttgccctttcaaacaataaaatcgtcttAAAATTTTGGGATAattacacctaactacggctctcgtcaaatagcgttgccgctcagttaaaaagttggaagtaacgaatcgtcattaagtttggcaggtctacaggaatcctgcacataaaacacccgaagaaaaataagtcttcatttgccgtcttcagaaaccctaaaaaccgaagattttttttattccggctacaacgtattttctaccactgattttctagcatttttttcaaaataaattaagtcatcttacttttcctaatttattttcagattatggtaagtatacaaaagtgcaatttagtaatataataatatcaaataatataaaattatttaatcgattctttattttaacgaatcggatcatacgatgcaaaacttctatcaccgtcgccatcttgtctatgcgtcttcaaatttaaaaaaacaactaatgtaaacaaacatggcgagttcgatcggaattcccggtaattacgattggattttaaaaaggtatattttctaacgggatgctaaatatgaaaggtttgaatgcgtaaaaataattttaatttatttagttattttatttggtactCACAAATgcggtttgattggaaagaaaataaatatgagcgtaaataattaggaaagtgtatgactgattcgcaagaccccgattggggtctaaaccgagcttacggtgacattgatgttcagaccccaattggggtccgctacggatttgacggttaatgatataatttaaagaaaacctATAATCTCGATAAAAGTATGAGATTTTAATCAAAcatgtttcaataaattaatatttgattttgtCGATAACAGCCAATCAAAAAAGAAAACCTTGTATTTCTCACCGTTTACAAGCATTATTCCCCAGAAATATGAAAGCATAATTTCCTACATGTCTAAATTAACTAGAAATCTGAATTTTCTACAGAAATATTGACAATCACCGTCATGGTGGATCATAAACAAGATTTCCGTACGGCAACCGGCGCGTTCGGCCGCTATATATAATTTTGGCAGCATTAGCAAGGACTCTAGTTTTATTATGACTGAGTTACAACTGGAGCGATGGGGAGTCAATTCTGGATATTGTTGAATTATCTACAATGAAATTCTGTTAGACAGACTGACAGGAGTGAACGATATTGACTGCCATAGCTTTGGTATGATGGAGATACCCGATTGCTGAAAACGAGTAATCgaccagatcttaaaatttagcTTTTTCTCTTTCATTTGAAAGACATACGTGCGTCATATATATGCTAATATGTCAATATGTAAAAATCATGATAGCGAGATGACTAAAAAACTTTAGAAAACTCGCGCACCCAGATAACATTCTGTAACCATCTGGTATTTGTCCAATATGTCCCATATTACTGCACTTATCGAGGAAATAATATCAAGTAAGTATTGAAAATAACAGTAACCACTCCGCCTAGAGAAGCTTGAAGCGTGCGATAAGAAGGACAGTAGGATAATAAGTCTGGTGAATGATTGGCGATAATTACCTGGAGTACAACATCTTCTTCTTAACCTTGGCGGTGTCGGGGCACCATGACATTAGGAACAGCTTCTGTTTCTTGCTAGCCTCCGACGTGCCCTGGCACTGGTGCGTGTACTCGAAGTCGAACAGGCCATATCTGGAAATATTGcgaatgaaatgcgttaattatgtatgacgttatttattttgatcataCAGATGGAGGAACGGCAAAAAAAGGGAAAGACCTCTATCTAGCAAGTAAGTAGTGGTGAAGACAAGAAATTATTCCATATTTGTTTGGCTCCTGGAACCAGTAAGTATGGGAAAGAACTTTAGTTTCGGTGGCTACAGTAAAATAACGAGCGAGTTGACAACGGTGAATACTGTTATCCGCCAAATTGCACATCTGCATAAACATAATTTCTCGGTCGTTTTCTGGACGTTAATAACATCTTAATTGATGTGATGATACCACGCAAATTATTAACAGTCACCAAAAATTATGACGACACTCAATTTAATCGGATTTTAGGCAAATTCTACGTCTATACAAAAAACATATAGCTTAGCTCCCTAGGTGAACAATTATGCGTAACTTTTTTGGTATTTGGGTAATCATTAAAAAACGTGTGCCAATGTGGTTGCAGTATAAAAAAAGTGTCCGACTCTTCTTGAATTAAGCCCAATCACGGTCCTTATGGAGCTTTGGTTACTCTCAAGAACACTCCCAAAGCCTAAAAAAACAAgtctaaattattataatattgcaaTTACCTGCACTCTCCAGTGCCGCCCTTCTGCAAATCCTCAAGGAACTGATCGTACTCAGCGTTGCGTTCGCCCACAGTTTCTACATCGATCTGTTTCTCGTCGCGGATGTAGAACACCACGTAACGGTGCTTCTTGTCCTTCTTGATCTCCTCGTACGTCGTTTTGCAAGCGTCCGAAACTGTCACACCAGACGCCTGTAGAAAAAAGAGAAATTAGTATTAACAAGAATATGGGAAAGAAactatatgtacatatgtacatatatgtacatacataaattggGAAGTTCAAACGTCGAAATGCAATGATTCTATTGAAGTGTGagtgattaaaatttaattggAATTATGCATTGCAATCACAGAATCAAGGGATAGGTGGTAGCT includes:
- the LOC110381486 gene encoding cofilin/actin-depolymerizing factor homolog isoform X1 — encoded protein: MKLPVQCTAYSAASGVTVSDACKTTYEEIKKDKKHRYVVFYIRDEKQIDVETVGERNAEYDQFLEDLQKGGTGECRYGLFDFEYTHQCQGTSEASKKQKLFLMSWCPDTAKVKKKMLYSSSFDALKKSLVGVQKYIQATDLSEASQEAVEEKLRATDRQ
- the LOC110381486 gene encoding cofilin/actin-depolymerizing factor homolog isoform X2, translating into MASGVTVSDACKTTYEEIKKDKKHRYVVFYIRDEKQIDVETVGERNAEYDQFLEDLQKGGTGECRYGLFDFEYTHQCQGTSEASKKQKLFLMSWCPDTAKVKKKMLYSSSFDALKKSLVGVQKYIQATDLSEASQEAVEEKLRATDRQ